In a single window of the Pseudomonadota bacterium genome:
- a CDS encoding FAD-dependent oxidoreductase, translated as MGKAKDNRSGAVMVVGGGIAGVQTALDLTELGFYVYLVEKSAAIGGAMAQLDKTFPTNDCSLUILAPKLVEAGRSPNIEILSNTDLLELTGKPGKFTATLKIRPRYIIAEDCTACGLCTQYCPKHLVDEYNEGLALTRPIHIDYPQAVPATYYIDPEACLHLTHDTCQICVPVCQSKAIDFSQKPVTKKLEIGAVIMSPGFGRIPDEALTKYSYGQHPDVVTSLEFERLLNPSGPFAGKVLRLSDRKHPKRIAFIQCVGSRDLGCNNGYCSSVCCMYAIKEAMVAKEHDPELDITIFYMDMRTQGKDFDAAQKRAKDQFGIKFVRAKVADVMPWNEKLKLTYSTMAGDHSFESFDMVVLSVGLDAPKSAQELSKIGGFELNEYDFCKTSLDAPLATSKEGIFVAGAFQGPKDIPESVTQSSAAAGLASGLLKKQRGQGVVVKSYPKENKLAMEEEPRIGVFVCHCGINISGVVDVPKVDDYVKDMEGVVFHTQSLYSCSQDAQEVIKQKIKEHNLNRIVIAACSPRTHEPLFQETLKDAGLNRSLFEMVNIRDQCSWVHANEPGEATRKSMDLVRMGIAKARHIKPLQEQTVPVTQKALVIGAGIAGMTAALNIADQGFHCTLIDKNDVIGGNLNRLKYTITNDDIPGLLKKMSVEIQNNKLVELMASTELVSTSGFVGNFSSVLKTGKGKKAKEFTLDHGIIVIATGGKEHRPKKVLGNTITYSDKIVTQQELETTLAGKSKTRAPKSVVMIQCAGSRGDDLGYCSKICCTNAVKNALKIKEINPQSQVIILYRDMRTYGYAEDAYREAREKGVIFIPYDMNKKPVIETKGSKVTVSFFDPILQDDVSITPDLLTLSVGIVPEGTKELSKLLKIPVNANDFYLEAHVKLRPVELAVDGVYVCGLAHSPKPLDEVIVQAQAAAAKASIPLVKGLVSVEPIVSNVDKDMCIGCGICESLCPYQAIRIVKDDDNKRKAETVVASCKACGICASHCPTFAISMGGFTNEQINSQIKAFGEVTEE; from the coding sequence ATGGGAAAAGCGAAAGACAATAGATCAGGTGCGGTGATGGTGGTCGGCGGTGGTATTGCCGGCGTCCAGACGGCCCTTGATTTGACTGAACTCGGATTTTATGTCTATCTTGTTGAAAAATCCGCAGCCATCGGCGGCGCCATGGCACAGCTGGACAAGACATTTCCGACAAACGACTGCTCTCTTTGAATACTGGCGCCTAAGCTGGTAGAGGCCGGTCGGTCTCCAAACATAGAAATTCTGAGCAACACTGATTTACTTGAACTGACAGGCAAGCCTGGGAAATTCACCGCAACGCTCAAAATCCGTCCCCGCTATATAATTGCAGAAGATTGCACCGCATGCGGTTTATGTACCCAGTATTGCCCGAAACATCTTGTGGATGAATATAATGAAGGACTGGCCCTGACCAGACCGATCCATATTGATTATCCACAGGCTGTACCCGCAACTTATTATATAGATCCTGAAGCATGCCTGCATCTCACCCATGACACCTGTCAGATATGTGTTCCTGTCTGTCAGAGCAAAGCCATTGATTTCAGCCAGAAACCGGTTACGAAAAAACTCGAAATCGGCGCGGTTATCATGTCGCCTGGATTCGGCCGTATTCCGGATGAAGCACTTACAAAATACAGTTACGGACAGCATCCTGATGTGGTCACCAGTCTTGAATTCGAGCGATTGCTCAATCCTTCAGGTCCATTTGCCGGGAAGGTGTTGCGTCTTTCAGATCGAAAACACCCCAAACGCATTGCATTCATTCAATGTGTCGGTTCAAGGGATCTCGGGTGCAATAATGGCTATTGTTCTTCGGTCTGCTGCATGTACGCAATCAAAGAAGCAATGGTTGCCAAAGAGCATGATCCAGAACTTGATATCACCATTTTTTATATGGATATGCGCACCCAGGGAAAGGATTTTGATGCTGCTCAGAAAAGGGCTAAAGATCAGTTCGGCATCAAATTCGTCCGTGCCAAGGTTGCAGATGTCATGCCCTGGAACGAAAAACTTAAACTCACCTATTCAACCATGGCAGGCGATCATAGTTTCGAATCTTTTGACATGGTTGTTCTTTCCGTTGGTCTTGATGCACCTAAAAGCGCTCAAGAACTTTCAAAAATCGGCGGATTCGAGCTCAACGAATATGATTTCTGCAAAACCTCACTTGATGCGCCCCTTGCAACAAGCAAGGAAGGTATCTTTGTCGCCGGTGCATTTCAGGGACCAAAAGACATTCCTGAAAGCGTCACTCAGTCAAGTGCTGCTGCAGGTCTTGCCTCAGGCCTCCTCAAAAAACAGCGCGGCCAAGGTGTTGTGGTCAAGAGTTACCCGAAAGAAAATAAACTCGCAATGGAAGAAGAACCAAGAATCGGGGTCTTTGTCTGCCATTGCGGAATCAATATCAGCGGTGTCGTCGATGTCCCCAAGGTTGATGATTACGTAAAAGACATGGAAGGTGTTGTCTTTCATACCCAGAGTCTTTACAGCTGCTCTCAGGATGCTCAGGAAGTCATCAAACAAAAGATTAAAGAACATAATCTCAACCGTATAGTGATTGCCGCCTGTTCGCCCAGAACCCATGAACCTCTTTTCCAGGAAACCCTCAAAGACGCGGGCCTGAACAGATCTCTTTTCGAAATGGTCAATATCCGCGATCAATGTTCCTGGGTGCATGCCAATGAACCCGGAGAGGCAACCCGGAAATCAATGGATCTGGTCCGCATGGGTATTGCCAAAGCACGACATATTAAACCACTCCAGGAACAAACGGTGCCGGTAACCCAGAAAGCACTGGTCATCGGTGCTGGAATCGCCGGTATGACGGCTGCTTTGAATATTGCAGATCAGGGCTTTCACTGTACCTTGATTGATAAAAATGATGTGATTGGCGGTAATCTTAATAGGTTGAAATATACGATTACCAATGATGACATCCCCGGACTTCTCAAGAAAATGTCCGTCGAGATACAAAATAACAAACTCGTTGAACTCATGGCCAGTACTGAGCTTGTATCTACCAGTGGCTTTGTCGGCAACTTTTCCTCGGTTCTTAAAACCGGCAAGGGTAAAAAGGCCAAGGAGTTCACCCTGGACCATGGAATCATTGTTATTGCCACCGGGGGCAAAGAACACCGCCCCAAGAAAGTTCTCGGCAATACAATCACCTATTCCGACAAAATCGTCACCCAGCAGGAACTTGAAACAACTCTTGCCGGCAAATCTAAAACCAGGGCCCCAAAATCAGTCGTGATGATTCAATGCGCCGGTTCACGTGGGGATGACCTTGGGTATTGCAGCAAAATATGCTGCACCAATGCAGTGAAAAATGCATTGAAAATCAAGGAAATAAATCCTCAATCCCAGGTCATCATACTGTATCGTGATATGCGCACTTACGGTTATGCCGAGGATGCCTATCGCGAGGCCCGGGAAAAAGGGGTGATTTTCATTCCTTATGACATGAATAAGAAACCTGTGATTGAGACGAAGGGAAGTAAAGTCACTGTTTCTTTCTTTGATCCGATACTGCAAGATGATGTGAGCATCACTCCGGATCTCCTTACCTTAAGCGTCGGCATCGTTCCCGAAGGTACTAAAGAACTGAGCAAACTCCTGAAAATTCCGGTCAATGCAAATGATTTCTACCTTGAGGCGCATGTGAAACTTCGTCCGGTTGAACTCGCAGTGGATGGCGTTTATGTCTGCGGACTGGCGCATTCACCCAAGCCCCTGGATGAAGTTATCGTCCAGGCTCAGGCAGCTGCTGCCAAGGCTTCAATTCCACTGGTTAAAGGGTTAGTTTCAGTGGAACCGATAGTGTCAAACGTTGATAAAGATATGTGTATTGGCTGCGGAATTTGTGAAAGCTTATGTCCTTATCAGGCGATTCGCATTGTTAAGGATGATGATAATAAACGTAAAGCGGAAACCGTTGTGGCTTCCTGCAAAGCATGTGGAATTTGTGCCTCCCATTGTCCAACATTTGCTATATCTATGGGCGGCTTCACCAATGAACAGATTAACTCTCAAATCAAAGCCTTTGGCGAGGTTACTGAGGAGTAG
- a CDS encoding acetyl-CoA decarbonylase/synthase complex subunit gamma codes for MALTGIQILKMLPKTNCGDCGIPTCLAFGMKVAAGQIEINACPHVSEEAKATIGEASAPPIRSIKFGAAANTFTVGGETCLFRHEKRFENPTGIAVLVTTEMNDEEVGGRIERFKTLRYERVGVLLKADLIAIADNKNDEASFSALAQKVLDGADDANIILISNNPSNMSAAGKICGARKPLLFGANKDNYQAMADVAKELGCPLGIKGETLDDTVTLTEQLMKDGCKDMVIDTGARTLRAALDDNVVARRAAINKKYKPLGFPTITFPCEITDDPLMEAMVASVLIAKYAGIIVLSDLQGDILFPLLLERLNLFTDPQRPMVVKEDIYPINGPAENAPVLITCNFSLTYFIVSGEIEGSKVPSWLLIKDTEGLSVLTAWAAGKFGADLIAQFIKKSGIEGKVKHRELIIPGYLASIKGELEEELPGWTLTIGPREAGHLPAFLKEWKPAV; via the coding sequence ATGGCTTTAACGGGTATACAGATCCTCAAAATGCTCCCCAAAACCAATTGCGGTGATTGTGGAATTCCAACATGTCTCGCATTTGGCATGAAAGTTGCCGCCGGACAGATTGAAATAAACGCCTGTCCCCATGTGAGCGAGGAAGCAAAAGCAACTATCGGCGAAGCTTCAGCGCCACCGATTCGTTCTATAAAATTTGGTGCCGCAGCAAACACCTTTACAGTTGGGGGCGAGACGTGCCTTTTCAGGCATGAGAAAAGGTTTGAAAACCCCACCGGTATCGCGGTTCTTGTTACAACCGAGATGAACGACGAAGAAGTGGGCGGCAGAATAGAACGTTTCAAGACCCTTCGTTATGAAAGGGTTGGCGTTCTTCTTAAAGCCGATCTCATTGCAATTGCTGACAATAAAAATGACGAAGCATCATTTTCCGCCTTGGCCCAGAAAGTCCTTGACGGTGCAGATGATGCCAACATCATCCTGATAAGCAACAATCCATCGAATATGTCTGCGGCAGGCAAAATTTGCGGCGCCCGTAAACCGCTGCTCTTCGGAGCAAACAAGGACAATTACCAGGCAATGGCGGATGTCGCCAAAGAACTTGGCTGTCCTCTGGGTATCAAGGGCGAAACCCTTGACGACACGGTCACCCTGACTGAACAATTAATGAAAGACGGTTGCAAGGACATGGTGATTGATACCGGCGCCAGAACGTTACGTGCCGCGCTCGATGACAATGTTGTTGCCCGCAGGGCGGCAATCAATAAGAAATACAAACCCCTGGGTTTCCCGACTATAACTTTTCCATGTGAAATAACTGATGATCCTCTGATGGAGGCGATGGTCGCCTCGGTATTGATTGCAAAATACGCAGGAATCATTGTTCTTTCAGATCTGCAAGGCGATATTCTTTTCCCATTGCTCCTCGAGAGATTGAATCTTTTCACCGATCCTCAACGGCCAATGGTGGTTAAGGAAGACATCTACCCAATCAACGGCCCTGCTGAAAACGCACCGGTACTGATCACCTGCAACTTCTCGCTGACATATTTCATCGTTTCGGGTGAAATCGAGGGAAGCAAGGTTCCTTCATGGTTGTTGATTAAAGACACGGAAGGGCTTTCTGTACTTACTGCCTGGGCTGCCGGCAAATTCGGCGCTGATTTGATCGCCCAGTTCATTAAAAAATCAGGAATTGAAGGAAAAGTTAAGCACCGTGAACTCATAATTCCCGGATATCTTGCATCCATTAAAGGCGAACTGGAAGAAGAACTACCGGGTTGGACCCTCACCATAGGCCCTCGTGAAGCCGGACATCTTCCTGCTTTCCTGAAGGAATGGAAACCTGCGGTATAA
- the rlmN gene encoding 23S rRNA (adenine(2503)-C(2))-methyltransferase RlmN, producing MNKPDLKNYTSKQLSFFVEKLGLPKYRAAQIFSWLYRPGFTDFSQMTDITKEVRALLAENAVIGSFSNYTEESSKDGTVKYGFILDDGAVIESVLIPEDDRNTLCVSSQVGCAMKCAFCLTGTLGFTRNLTPAEIINQVTSVIDKIRANQSGQTLNSEKMINNIVFMGMGEPLLNFDNLIAAIEILTDQRGLDFSQRKITVSTCGIVPKIHELGDKTNINLAVSLHATSDSVRNLLMPVNKKYPLKDLIEACRKFPLPKRRRIMFEYILLKDVNDSDDDARKLAQMLKGIPCKINLLPYNESGELPYKQPAQERVDSFQQILWDAEYTVIVRSSRGSDISAACGQLAGKSA from the coding sequence ATGAACAAACCTGATCTCAAAAATTATACCTCAAAACAATTATCCTTTTTTGTTGAAAAACTTGGATTACCCAAATACCGGGCTGCCCAGATTTTTTCCTGGTTATATCGGCCCGGGTTTACTGATTTTTCCCAAATGACTGATATAACGAAGGAAGTTCGAGCCCTTCTTGCAGAAAACGCGGTTATTGGCAGTTTCTCAAATTATACCGAAGAATCTTCAAAAGACGGTACGGTCAAATATGGGTTTATCCTGGATGATGGAGCGGTTATTGAAAGTGTTCTGATCCCTGAAGACGATAGAAATACCCTCTGTGTTTCTTCTCAGGTGGGGTGCGCGATGAAATGTGCTTTCTGCCTCACCGGCACCTTGGGATTCACTCGAAACCTGACTCCTGCCGAGATTATCAACCAGGTCACTTCGGTAATTGATAAAATACGGGCCAATCAATCAGGACAAACGCTCAATTCTGAAAAAATGATAAACAATATTGTATTCATGGGCATGGGCGAACCCCTGCTCAATTTCGATAATCTTATTGCAGCAATTGAAATTCTCACAGATCAACGAGGTTTGGACTTTTCTCAACGGAAAATAACGGTTTCTACATGCGGAATTGTCCCAAAGATTCATGAGTTGGGTGATAAAACCAATATAAACCTTGCCGTTTCATTGCATGCTACTTCGGATTCTGTTAGAAATTTACTCATGCCGGTGAACAAGAAATATCCATTGAAGGACCTGATTGAAGCGTGCAGGAAATTTCCTCTTCCCAAAAGAAGGCGGATCATGTTCGAATATATCCTGCTCAAAGATGTGAATGATTCTGATGATGATGCGAGAAAACTTGCTCAAATGCTGAAGGGTATACCTTGTAAAATCAATCTGTTACCCTATAACGAGTCCGGCGAATTACCCTATAAACAACCTGCTCAGGAACGGGTCGATTCATTTCAACAAATATTGTGGGATGCGGAATATACGGTGATCGTCAGAAGCAGTAGAGGAAGTGATATTTCCGCTGCCTGCGGTCAGCTTGCCGGGAAATCAGCTTAA
- a CDS encoding hydrogenase iron-sulfur subunit → MSQEVFKPKILGFLCNWCCYAAADSAGVSRYQYPPNLRTIRVMCTGRIDPAFILRGFIEGADGIFTGGUQLGECHYQVGNYDAMGVNALVKKVLVEVGFKPERFNLQWASAAEAPRFVKLITDFTRQIQEIGPLGEAEGFNPGQIKQKLEDALELVSSRKLRVSFGNLTKNSRKEGAFTQEFISNLVDEKMTDPISSGLIEAGLITALKGSKSPVAVSALAKQTGTSTEQIEKLLTTWLKQEKVKQSGKKWALIEK, encoded by the coding sequence ATGAGCCAGGAAGTATTCAAACCTAAAATTCTGGGTTTTCTCTGCAATTGGTGTTGTTATGCGGCTGCTGATTCAGCCGGCGTATCAAGATACCAGTACCCACCAAACCTGAGGACGATCAGGGTTATGTGTACCGGTCGCATTGATCCGGCTTTTATCTTACGCGGTTTTATTGAAGGTGCGGATGGCATCTTCACCGGCGGCTGACAACTCGGCGAATGTCATTACCAGGTTGGTAATTATGATGCAATGGGAGTCAATGCTCTGGTCAAAAAGGTACTTGTGGAAGTTGGTTTCAAACCAGAACGTTTCAATCTGCAATGGGCCTCTGCCGCAGAAGCGCCGCGTTTCGTAAAACTTATAACCGATTTCACCCGGCAAATCCAAGAGATTGGACCACTAGGTGAAGCAGAAGGATTTAACCCTGGTCAAATAAAACAAAAGCTCGAAGATGCCCTTGAACTGGTAAGCAGCCGCAAATTACGTGTGAGTTTTGGCAATCTGACAAAAAACTCCCGCAAAGAAGGCGCTTTTACCCAGGAATTCATCAGTAATCTGGTGGATGAAAAAATGACAGATCCCATCTCATCGGGACTTATCGAAGCGGGTTTAATAACCGCCTTAAAGGGCTCAAAATCACCTGTAGCGGTGAGCGCCTTGGCAAAACAAACAGGCACTTCAACTGAACAGATAGAAAAACTTTTGACAACCTGGTTAAAACAGGAAAAAGTAAAACAGAGCGGCAAAAAATGGGCTCTTATCGAAAAATAA
- a CDS encoding response regulator: protein MATILLVDDDKLVLAVTQELLEFLKHKVFAANNGQTALDILKKYSQIIDIVLLDLSLPDMNGADMIPIIMNQAPKCKIVVCTGGDFKEDDTDTFSQRGIAAILLKPFEFDELKSTLNRLLA, encoded by the coding sequence TTGGCAACTATTCTGCTAGTCGATGATGATAAACTGGTACTGGCAGTTACCCAGGAACTCCTTGAATTTCTCAAGCATAAAGTTTTTGCTGCCAATAACGGCCAAACAGCACTTGATATTCTAAAAAAATATTCCCAGATAATTGATATAGTCCTTCTTGACTTATCACTTCCGGACATGAATGGCGCCGATATGATACCAATTATCATGAATCAGGCCCCAAAATGTAAGATTGTCGTGTGTACCGGGGGGGATTTCAAGGAAGATGATACCGACACCTTTTCACAACGTGGCATAGCGGCGATACTGTTAAAACCTTTTGAATTCGATGAGCTCAAAAGCACTCTAAACAGATTGCTTGCCTGA
- the fdhF gene encoding formate dehydrogenase subunit alpha, protein MKISINGQSVTVKAGITILEAARQENIYIPTLCHVKDGGADGSCELCVVEVAGEDKPVRSCKTKVKKDMAIVTESEHLTEHRKARLALFAETHFGDCKAPCNLTCPGQINVQGYIAHIAKGEYEESVRLIMERNPFPFSVGRVCPRFCETRCRRILVDEPVSINHLKRFVADWCMTNKVDLKIDRASKHTGKRIAVIGGGPSGLTAAFYLAKKGHDVTVIEGMPKLGGMLRYGIPEYKIPKNVLDYEINTILRMGISVRLSQRWGKDFTLQDLKDQGFDAILITIGTWIEQTLDIPGAVNPNVIPAVKLLRDIAEGNKFNYGRRAAVIGGNNIAMEAARSLLRKGVNEVTIIYPRPQTEMSANQRNIREAERDGVQFLLVASPVQITHVDEGLNLELIRMKLGEPDARGIRQPEAIPGSTNILQVDTVINSLGQMAISDFFTHTDLEGKLEITPKNTIKANPRTSLTNIPRIYAAGDAVSGPRSVIQAVVSARRAAENIHSQLDDLPKDAGEGRFNFTRGKTFDDVSLRNFEGISVKLREKMPERPAEISTQDFDETRLGFSEKMALREAARCLSCGCTAFHRCDLKRECIAHGVDPSKTGMGTKPTYAIDNSNAVIRVDLNKCIYCKRCMNSCEYDALEISAEKVNEEGRPSGLKLTFKDNCVHCGKCVDNCSTGALNKKSAFVPVVAEEMKDVRTTCPYCGAGCQILLKVKGNTIMEVTAEPDLAPNYGALCVKGRFGFNFVQHKDRLTTPLIRQRGQLVETSWEEALSLVAKRFLDIKAMYGADSIAGFSCARATNEENYLMQKFMRTAIGTNNIDHCARLUHAPTVASLALTFGSGAMTNNIADTKNTDLFLMIGSNPDTSHPTIGLRIHQAVDRGAKLIVVDPRKTQLAERADIWLRIKPGTDVAFLNGLMHIIIKEDLLNKKFVHDRTEDFDELAQLVKKYTPKYVEEITTIPADQLKKVARMFAAEGRHAIYHGMGITHYTTGTDRVKSIANLSMLCGKVGVEGGGCNPLRGQNNVQGACDMGALFNTLPGYGGLDNEDLFDKFEKIWKVKLPRRPGKPATEVWDNIFKGNIRSLYVFGEDPAIADANIRHVQKALKELDFLVVQDIFLTDTAKYADVVLPAACFAEKDGTFASTERRVQRVRKAVDPPGEAKPDWKIFCELSKKIGYPMDYNSAEEIFEEIRTLMPQYAGITYERLETVGLQWPVPDENHPGTAVLHTKEFTRGRGLFIPEDYLPPREPTDKEYPMLFTTGRELARYNFSSMTGKTPEIDVICPEAFAEINPEDAKKMTIKDKDLIRITSRRGSVDIRVKITDRSQEGTIFASYNFVETPVNNVTFDALDRLSRTPEYKLCAVKVEVL, encoded by the coding sequence ATGAAAATTAGCATTAATGGCCAATCAGTTACGGTAAAAGCCGGCATCACAATCCTTGAAGCCGCTCGCCAGGAGAATATTTACATCCCAACCCTTTGTCATGTTAAGGATGGCGGGGCGGATGGTTCTTGCGAACTTTGTGTTGTAGAAGTCGCCGGGGAAGACAAGCCGGTGCGATCCTGCAAGACCAAAGTCAAGAAAGATATGGCAATCGTCACTGAATCCGAGCATCTGACTGAACACCGGAAAGCACGCCTCGCGCTCTTTGCTGAAACTCATTTCGGCGATTGCAAAGCTCCATGCAATCTGACCTGTCCGGGGCAGATTAATGTCCAGGGCTATATCGCCCATATTGCGAAAGGGGAATATGAAGAATCAGTAAGGTTAATCATGGAAAGGAATCCTTTTCCTTTTTCCGTGGGCCGCGTCTGTCCCCGGTTCTGTGAAACCAGATGCAGGCGTATACTTGTCGATGAACCGGTTTCAATAAACCATCTTAAACGCTTTGTTGCCGACTGGTGCATGACCAACAAGGTGGACCTTAAAATTGATCGGGCTTCAAAGCACACCGGTAAAAGAATTGCTGTTATCGGTGGTGGCCCCTCCGGTCTCACCGCGGCATTTTATTTAGCAAAAAAAGGCCATGACGTTACGGTAATTGAAGGGATGCCCAAACTTGGCGGTATGTTACGTTACGGTATTCCAGAATATAAAATTCCTAAAAATGTCCTTGATTATGAGATTAACACCATTCTCCGAATGGGCATTTCCGTTCGTCTAAGCCAGCGATGGGGCAAAGATTTCACCCTTCAGGATTTGAAAGATCAAGGATTTGACGCGATTCTGATAACCATAGGAACCTGGATAGAACAAACCCTTGACATCCCGGGGGCAGTTAACCCCAATGTCATTCCTGCTGTTAAGCTGCTGAGAGATATTGCCGAAGGAAATAAATTTAATTACGGAAGACGTGCAGCGGTTATCGGCGGCAATAACATTGCAATGGAAGCCGCCCGTTCACTGCTCAGAAAGGGCGTAAATGAAGTGACAATCATTTACCCTCGGCCGCAGACCGAAATGTCTGCCAATCAAAGGAATATCCGTGAAGCGGAACGTGATGGAGTCCAATTCCTTCTCGTGGCTTCACCTGTCCAGATTACTCATGTTGATGAAGGTTTGAATCTGGAACTTATCCGCATGAAGCTTGGAGAACCTGACGCCAGAGGCATTCGTCAACCTGAAGCCATCCCTGGTTCCACAAATATTCTCCAGGTTGACACGGTGATCAATTCTCTCGGTCAGATGGCAATAAGTGATTTTTTCACGCATACCGATCTTGAGGGGAAACTCGAGATTACTCCCAAGAATACCATTAAAGCCAATCCCAGAACCTCACTTACAAATATTCCCCGGATTTATGCAGCCGGCGATGCTGTAAGTGGTCCCCGATCCGTTATTCAGGCGGTTGTCTCTGCCAGGCGAGCGGCTGAAAATATTCACTCACAACTCGATGATCTTCCTAAGGACGCAGGGGAGGGGCGTTTCAATTTTACCCGGGGCAAAACCTTTGACGATGTCAGTTTGCGGAACTTTGAAGGTATATCCGTTAAGTTGCGGGAAAAAATGCCGGAACGTCCCGCTGAAATCAGTACTCAGGACTTTGATGAAACCCGTCTGGGCTTCAGTGAGAAAATGGCCTTGCGTGAAGCCGCCAGATGTCTTTCCTGCGGTTGTACAGCCTTTCATCGTTGTGACCTTAAACGTGAATGCATCGCCCATGGTGTTGATCCCAGCAAAACCGGGATGGGGACAAAACCAACCTACGCTATCGACAACTCTAATGCGGTGATCCGGGTTGATTTAAATAAATGCATCTATTGCAAACGCTGCATGAACAGCTGTGAATACGATGCTCTGGAAATAAGCGCTGAAAAAGTCAATGAAGAAGGCAGGCCATCCGGACTGAAGCTTACATTCAAAGACAACTGTGTACACTGTGGAAAATGCGTTGATAATTGTTCCACCGGCGCTCTCAACAAAAAGAGCGCATTTGTCCCGGTTGTTGCTGAAGAAATGAAGGATGTAAGAACCACCTGTCCCTATTGCGGCGCCGGTTGCCAGATACTTCTGAAAGTCAAAGGCAATACCATAATGGAAGTGACGGCCGAGCCCGACCTGGCGCCAAATTACGGCGCATTATGCGTCAAGGGCAGATTCGGCTTTAATTTCGTGCAACATAAGGATCGGCTCACAACCCCCCTTATCCGTCAACGAGGGCAACTGGTTGAAACATCCTGGGAAGAAGCACTTTCTCTTGTAGCGAAGCGCTTTCTCGATATCAAGGCAATGTATGGTGCAGATTCAATAGCTGGTTTCAGCTGTGCCAGGGCCACCAATGAAGAAAATTACCTGATGCAGAAATTCATGCGGACAGCGATCGGAACGAATAATATCGATCACTGCGCACGACTCTGACACGCTCCCACGGTGGCCAGTTTGGCCCTCACCTTCGGAAGCGGTGCAATGACCAATAACATTGCCGACACAAAAAACACTGATCTGTTTTTGATGATCGGCAGCAATCCTGATACAAGTCATCCGACTATCGGTTTAAGAATTCATCAGGCCGTTGACCGGGGCGCAAAACTTATTGTTGTTGATCCTCGAAAAACACAGCTTGCCGAAAGAGCAGATATCTGGTTGCGAATCAAACCGGGAACCGATGTCGCTTTTTTGAACGGCCTAATGCACATCATCATTAAAGAGGATTTGCTGAACAAGAAATTTGTTCATGATCGTACTGAAGATTTTGATGAACTGGCCCAACTCGTCAAGAAATATACCCCTAAATATGTCGAGGAAATAACCACAATACCTGCGGACCAGCTTAAAAAAGTTGCCAGAATGTTTGCCGCTGAAGGTAGGCACGCCATTTATCACGGTATGGGAATTACCCATTATACAACCGGCACCGACCGGGTGAAAAGCATCGCAAACCTCTCCATGCTCTGCGGCAAGGTCGGTGTGGAAGGAGGCGGATGCAACCCATTGCGTGGCCAGAACAATGTCCAGGGTGCATGTGACATGGGCGCGCTGTTCAACACTCTTCCCGGTTACGGCGGGCTGGACAATGAAGATCTGTTCGACAAATTTGAAAAAATCTGGAAGGTAAAACTGCCACGCAGACCGGGAAAACCCGCAACCGAGGTCTGGGATAATATTTTTAAGGGTAATATCCGTTCCCTGTATGTTTTTGGTGAAGACCCGGCAATCGCCGATGCAAACATCCGTCATGTCCAGAAAGCGCTCAAAGAGCTGGATTTTCTTGTCGTGCAGGATATTTTTCTTACGGATACGGCAAAATACGCTGACGTTGTGCTGCCGGCTGCATGCTTTGCAGAAAAAGACGGCACCTTTGCCAGCACCGAGAGAAGGGTACAGAGAGTTCGTAAGGCGGTTGACCCTCCGGGTGAAGCCAAGCCCGACTGGAAAATTTTCTGCGAACTTTCCAAAAAAATCGGCTATCCCATGGATTACAACTCTGCGGAAGAAATTTTTGAAGAAATCAGAACGCTGATGCCGCAATATGCAGGGATAACCTACGAGCGCCTTGAAACCGTCGGGTTGCAATGGCCGGTTCCCGATGAAAATCATCCAGGGACTGCGGTACTGCATACCAAGGAATTTACCCGGGGAAGAGGGTTGTTTATCCCTGAGGATTATTTGCCGCCTCGTGAACCTACGGATAAAGAGTATCCAATGCTGTTTACCACCGGCCGTGAACTCGCCCGTTACAATTTCAGCAGTATGACCGGTAAGACCCCTGAGATAGATGTCATCTGCCCTGAGGCCTTTGCTGAGATAAATCCTGAAGACGCCAAGAAAATGACAATCAAGGATAAAGATCTGATACGCATCACATCACGGCGCGGGTCAGTGGATATTCGGGTGAAAATAACCGATCGTTCCCAGGAAGGAACAATTTTTGCCTCGTATAATTTTGTTGAAACACCTGTAAATAATGTAACTTTTGATGCTCTTGATCGTTTATCAAGAACTCCTGAGTATAAGTTGTGTGCTGTTAAGGTTGAAGTATTGTAG